Proteins encoded within one genomic window of Rhinoderma darwinii isolate aRhiDar2 chromosome 5, aRhiDar2.hap1, whole genome shotgun sequence:
- the VIRMA gene encoding protein virilizer homolog isoform X2 translates to MKYGSSLQGSERTTTCRIAELMARPHHIRFIWNCSSTMSISPAPPFLTDWGVWNMMRIVQLSSGQMQSQVNTDGLVLKGWYNCLTLAVYGSVDRVILNHERESPPPPPPPPPPPQHQQIGLKRNPKHVEEDKEDQYNGSPPRPQPRGPRTPPGPPPPDDDDDDDEPMPAAGGEKEDDREQREGYFEPISPDRVSIHPDGTYSDEEEGDDDPQDDGDEDEEDEEDDDLNADEDDDEDGVQTGDSIADEDDDEEGDEEEIEGDDGYEQISSDEDGIADFEREAFKYPSFDIDYTPEDLASVPTMTYDPYDRDLGPLLYFSCPYRTAFENEIGKLRDQDLDKDSSGASEVSVKLLELLDLYQDDRGAKWVTALEEVPCLIVKGLSFLELKEPSRDHLSQLVDWAMQALDLQLALQQPIALNVRQLKAGTKLVSCLAECGTRGMESLLKTDVIAKLYELLFAEHVSSSLKLNAFKSLDGIISTTEGMDAFLKNPDSQGKSGYQRLLELMLMDQTVRVFTACSAVLQKCHFYEILSNVKRMGDQLADSTPPPPPTDNRDPDQETPAAVERPNRDYDNEVAVPMDMDQFLESSNISEGDLEKLLGLLNEIFHLLETAPHSMIQPPVKSFPTSARITGPQERDDPYPILLRYLHNHQFLESATLLLSLPGSCSHPGIVHTIREILRFLAQSQKGLLFLLFENEATNLIARALCQASEQDQDDNLPSDGNNEDSCALWLLHATQALQYISELFHHFQHCAATEEADQASLLGILHNLYLITFNPIGRSAVTHVFSLDKNLQCLITLMEFCSREGLGDTKSKKSVAYNYACLLVLLVVQTSNDVQTLETHSAPLIKLCKGDENHAKLQELGKWLEPLKNIRFEINCIPGLIDYIKQNLDNLMAPEGVGLLTALRTLCHVACPPASVEGQQKDLKWNLAVIQLFSSEGLDTFIRILQKMNNILIQPWRLHVNLGTTLYKAITISLARCTLSLLKTMLTELLRGGSFEFKDMRVPSTLVTLHMLLCSIPLIGRLDGEEQKIQSDIIDILLTFTQGVNEQLTISEETLANNTWSLMLKEVLSSVLKLPEGFFSGLVILSELLPFPLPMQTTQAIEPKDIAVALNTRKLWSIHLHVHSKLLQDIVRSFSGTSCQPMQQMARRIGIQLCDLASPTALLIMRTVLDLIVEDLQSAPEDKKQFTGQTARLLAILDSLAAHRACKVAILHLINGAKGDERYTEVFQELLTLMKSAGDNVIHQQCAEYVASIVQYLCDQDIALILPSPGEAPASEVDQLSNSLPTKDHLASICDGLMETLANNDSSYTSLLTCIRTMMFLSEHDFGFFHLKSSIRKRNNALLLLLKRIVCGFGKDTGELASSFLDFMRQILNSDPMTCGDDGVMMEVDGAHHSKTLGLSCGEMKQLLLNKDEPAQNLLLDLEKIVLEQSKEDDSLESLLDNVAGFRQILETAKEPIPMSEQDVDPVLPAGDSLQNLFNNRTVYVLADVMDEQLKTFSFSPFQPEEADVDLDLVKVDLIDLSAKCCSDFDLKAELERSFLLEPSSPGRTKTSKGFKLGKHKHETFITSGKSEYIEPAKRAHFVPLPRGRGRGGFGQGMRPHDLFRQRKQNTSRPPSMHVDDFVAAERKEVVPQVGILPPKRPPKLAQKITSRGGFPGNRGGRGLFHSQSRFFTPPAPKVNYNRREGVRVLNWTAQPTPRGTYVESRGAQSNFDRGPLPSLRQSSAGYRPNPRERVTRGRGGGLGPSWTNVAGGGNASRGKFLGGNGNRGRHVRSFTR, encoded by the exons ATGAAGTACGGGTCATCCCTCCAGGGGTCAGAGCGCACAACAACCTGCCGGATAGCAGAGCTTATGG CGAGACCTCACCACATACGTTTCATCTGGAACTGTTCTTCAACAATGTCAATAAGCCCAGCGCCACCGTTTTTGACAGACTGGGGAG TTTGGAATATGATGAGAATAGTTCAATTATCTTCCGGCCAAATGCAAAG TCAGGTTAATACAGATGGGCTTGTGCTTAAGGGTTGGTACAATTGCCTGACTCTTGCTGTGTATGGATCAGTAGACAGAGTTATTCTCAACCATGAACGAGAGTCtcctccacctccaccaccgcctccACCACCTCCTCAGCACCAACAGATAGGGctgaaaaggaatcccaaacatg TTGAAGAAGACAAAGAAGACCAGTACAATGGTAGTCCACCAAGACCGCAGCCAAGAGGGCCTAGAACTCCACCTGGCCCTCCACCACcagatgatgatgacgatgatgatgagCCAATGCCAGCTGCAG GAGGAGAAAAGGAGGATGATCGAGAACAAAGGGAAGGTTACTTTGAGCCCATATCTCCTGATCGAGTATCTATTCACCCTGATGGCACTTACTCCGATGAAGAGGAAGGCGATGATGATCCTCAGGATGATGGTGATGaagatgaggaggatgaagaggaTGATGACCTCAATGCCGATGAGGATGACGATGAGGACGGTGTACAAACAGGGGACAGCATTGctgatgaagatgatgatgaagAGGGTGACGAGGAAGAAATTGAAG GGGATGATGGTTATGAACAGATTTCGAGCGATGAAGATGGGATTGCTGACTTTGAACGGGAGGCGTTTAAATATCCAAGTTTTGATATTGACTACACGCCAGAGGATTTAGCTTCTGTACCCACTATGACTTATGATCCTTATGACCGAGATTTAGGCCCCCTCCTTTACTTTAGCTGCCCGTACAGAACTGCTTTTGAGAATGAAATTGGCAAGCTGCGGGATCAGGACCTTGATAAGGACAGCTCGGGGGCTAGTGAGGTGTCGGTGAAGCTATTGGAACTCCTCGATCTCTATCAAGATGACAGAGGTGCAAAATGGGTCACAGCACTGGAAGAAGTACCTTGCTTAATAGTGAAAGGATTAAGTTTTTTGGAGCTTAAAGAGCCAAGCCGAGACCATCTTAGTCAGTTAGTGGACTGGGCCATGCAAGCATTAGACTTACAGCTTGCACTCCAGCAGCCAATTGCATTGAATGTCCGACAGCTCAAAGCGGGTACTAAGCTGGTGTCATGCCTTGCAGAATGTGGAACACGGGGTATGGAGTCTCTGTTAAAGACTGATGTCATCGCCAAGCTATACGAGCTTTTGTTTGCCGAGCATGTGTCGTCATCCCTCAAGCTAAATGCTTTTAAATCCCTGGACGGCATCATCAGCACCACCGAGGGAATGGACGCGTTTTTGAAAAATCCAGATTCACAAGGAAAAAGTGGTTACCAGAGACTTCTAGAGCTGATGTTGATGGATCAGACTGTCAGGGTTTTCACGGCTTGCTCTGCTGTCCTCCAGAAGTGTCATTTTTATGAAATCCTTTCTAATGTAAAGAGAATGGGCGACCAGTTAGCTGACAGCACTCCTCCACCACCTCCTACTGATAACAGAGATCCTGATCAGGAAACGCCTGCTGCAGTAGAGAGGCCAAACCGAGACTATGACAATGAGGTGGCGGTGCCAATGGATATGGATCAATTCTTGGAGTCCTCTAATATAAGTGAAGGAGACCTGGAGAAACTGCTTGGTCTTCTCAATGAGATTTTTCatcttttagaaactgcacctcaCTCTATGATCCAGCCTCCAGTCAAGTCTTTCCCAACGTCTGCCAGAATCACAGGCCCCCAAGAACGAGATGACCCTTATCCTATTCTGTTGAG GTACCTCCACAATCACCAGTTCCTGGAGTCTGCTACTTTACTTCTATCTTTACCGGGGTCTTGTTCCCACCCTGGTATCGTTCACACTATTAGGGAGATACTTCGGTTTCTTGCACAGTCCCAGAAAGGACTTCTGTTTCTGTTGTTTGAAAATGAAGCAACAAATCTGATCGCCAGGGCTCTGTGCCAGGCATCTGAACAAGATCAGGATGACAATCTACCGTCCGACGGGAACAACGAGGACTCCTGTGCCTTGTGGCTTTTGCATGCCACCCAGGCTCTGCAATACATCTCCGAGCTCTTTCACCACTTTCAACATTGTGCGGCCACTGAGGAGGCTGACCAGGCTAGCCTGCTCGGCATACTGCACAACCTTTATCTTATCACATTCAATCCGATTGGCAGGTCCGCAGTGACTCATGTCTTCAGTCTTGACAAGAACTTGCAATGCCTCATAACCTTAATGGAGTTCTGCTCTAGGGAAGGCCTTGG GGACACAAAATCAAAGAAATCCGTGGCTTACAACTACGCCTGTCTGCTTGTGCTGCTGGTGGTGCAAACGTCAAATGATGTTCAGACGCTGGAGACGCACTCGGCACCTTTAATAAAGCTCTGTAAAGGAGATGAGAATCACGCCAAGCTACAAG AGCTTGGAAAGTGGCTAGAACCTTTAAAAAACATTCGGTTTGAGATAAATTGTATACCCGGTCTGATTGATTATATCAAACAG AATCTGGACAATCTGATGGCTCCTGAAGGTGTAGGACTGCTGACCGCTCTCAGGACTCTTTGCCACGTAGCTTGTCCACCTGCTTCCGTTGAAG GGCAGCAGAAGGACTTGAAGTGGAATCTGGCTGTTATCCAGCTCTTCTCTTCGGAGGGACTTGATACCTTCATTCGAATCTTGCAGAAAATGAACAATATTCTCATCCAGCCTTGGAGGCTTCACGTCAACCTTGGGACCACTCTGTACAAGGCAATAACCATCTCCTTGGCTCGCTGCACTCTTTCTTTACTCAAGACCATGCTCACAGAGCTTTTACGAGGTGGCTCCTTTGAGTTTAAGGATATGCGGGTCCCGTCCACTCTGGTAACGTTACACATGCTCTTATGTTCCATACCTCTTATTGGAAGGCTCGACGGAGAGGAGCAGAAAATTCAGAGTGATATCATAGACATCTTACTGACTTTTACACAAGGAGTCAACGAGCAGTTGACTATCTCTGAGGAGACTCTGGCCAATAATACCTGGTCATTGATGCTAAAAGAGGTGCTTTCTTCTGTCTTAAAATTACCCGAAGGCTTCTTCTCTGGACTTGTCATTCTGTCCGAGCTTCTACCCTTTCCACTACCCATGCAGACCACTCAG GCTATTGAACCTAAGGACATTGCGGTGGCTTTAAACACCAGGAAGCTGTGGAGCATTCATCTACATGTACATTCCAAGCTCCTTCAAGATATTGTGAGGTCCTTTTCTGGGACTTCATGTCAACCTATGCAGCAAATGGCCAGACGCATTGGTATTCAGTTGTGTGACCTGGCCTCCCCCACCGCTCTCTTAATCATGCGCACAGTCCTGGATCTTATTGTGGAAGACCTGCAGAG tgcccctgaagacaagaaGCAGTTCACAGGTCAGACCGCTCGGCTGCTCGCTATTCTTGACTCGTTGGCTGCCCATAGGGCCTGCAAAGTAGCAATTCTACACCTTATAAACGGAGCGAAAGGCGATGAGCGATATACTGAAGTTTTCCAAGAGCTACTGACGTTAATGAAATCTGCAGGAGACAATGTCATCCACCAGCAATGTGCAGAGTATGTGGCGTCCATTGTGCAATACCTCTGTGACCAG GACATTGCTCTCATTCTACCTAGCCCTGGAGAAGCTCCCGCATCAGAAGTAGATCAGCTTTCTAACTCCTTACCAACCAAAGACCATCTTGCATCCATCTGTGATGGCTTGATGGAAACATTAGCTAACAATGACAGCAGCTATACTTCACTTCTTACCTGTATCAGGACTATGATGTTCCTCTCTGAGCATGATTTTGGGTTCTTCCACTTGAAGAG cTCCATCAGGAAACGCAACaatgccctcctcctgctcctgaagAGAATAGTGTGTGGGTTTGGAAAGGACACCGGGGAATTGGCCTCATCGTTCTTGGATTTCATGCGACAGATCCTGAATTCTGATCCAATG ACATGCGGAGATGACGGAGTAATGATGGAAGTGGACGGCGCTCACCATTCAAAGACTCTTGGTCTCAGCTGTGGGGAGATGAAGCAACTGCTGCTGAACAAGGACGAGCCTGCACAGAACCTGCTCCTGGACCTGGAGAAGATCGTTCTG GAGCAGTCCAAAGAAGATGACAGTCTGGAGTCTTTACTGGACAATGTTGCTGGATTCCGGCAGATACTTGAAACTGCAAAAGAGCCCATACCAATGAGTGAGCAGGATGTGGACCCGGTGCTGCCAGCAGGAGACTCCCTGCAAAACCTATTCAACAACAG GACTGTGTACGTTCTAGCAGATGTGATGGACGAGCAGCTGAAGACTTTTTCATTTTCACCGTTTCAGCCTGAAGAAGCAGATGTTGATTTAGACTTG GTAAAAGTTGATTTAATTGACCTTTCTGCCAAATGCTGCAGTGATTTTGACTTAAAAGCAGAACTGGAAAGATCCTTCTTGTTGGAGCCGTCATCACCGGGACGGACAAAAACCTCCAAAGGTTTCAAACTGGGAAAACACAAACATGAGACGTTTATCACAAG TGGAAAGTCAGAATACATTGAACCAGCCAAAAGAGCCCACTTTGTGCCTCTGCCACGCGGGAGGGGCAGAGGAGGATTTGGACAGGGAATGCGCCCCCACGATCTCTTTAGACAAAGGAAGCAGAACACAAGCCGCCCGCCTTCCATGCATGTGGATGACTTTGTGGCTGCTGAGCGCAAAGAAGTTGTTCCTCAAGTTGGAATCCTTCCACCCAAGAGACCACCAAAACTTGCCCAGAAGATTACATCTCGTGGTGGATTTCCAGGAAACCGTGGTGGCAGAGGGTTATTTCATAGCCAGAGCAGATTCTTtactcctcctgctcctaaag TTAACTACAATCGTCGTGAAGGTGTTCGTGTCCTAAACTGGACTGCTCAGCCCACTCCAAGAGGAACGTATGTGGAGAGCAGAGGTGCTCAAAGTAACTTTGATCGGGGACCTCTGCCTTCTCTTAGGCAGAGCTCTGCAG GATACCGTCCAAACCCTCGTGAGAGAGTTACCAGGGGCCGTGGTGGTGGTCTTGGACCATCCTGGACTAATGTTGCAGGCGGTGGAAATGCTTCACGTGGAAAATTCCTTGGAGGAAATGGCAACAGAGGACGTCACGTCCGTTCCTTCACCAGATAG